In Chlorogloeopsis sp. ULAP01, the following proteins share a genomic window:
- a CDS encoding DUF3611 family protein, whose translation MSVDSQSSSSRRRAIAQVFRLTGWISFWIQLVLGVVSAIIVLLFAVFSQRPGSPSNNPGNGLGVFLAVCGLVTLGGGIYLAFRYTRIGRQLLSSNPSNHPGKLETVQVLRLGLMVNLIGMLLTLLGAQAIVGTLVARSISPQAITTQLFDPNRIISGLDMLVVQANTNTVSAHFAGLVGSIWLLNRVTR comes from the coding sequence ATGTCAGTAGACTCTCAATCATCTTCCTCTCGACGTCGAGCAATTGCCCAAGTGTTTCGCCTCACTGGTTGGATTAGCTTTTGGATTCAGTTAGTGTTAGGTGTCGTTTCTGCGATAATTGTTTTGTTATTTGCGGTATTTAGCCAAAGACCAGGTAGCCCCAGTAATAATCCGGGTAATGGATTGGGTGTATTTTTGGCGGTTTGTGGACTAGTTACCTTAGGTGGGGGTATTTATTTGGCTTTTCGTTATACACGAATTGGCAGACAACTTTTGTCTTCCAATCCCAGCAACCACCCCGGCAAATTGGAAACAGTGCAAGTTTTGCGGCTGGGACTAATGGTGAATTTGATCGGAATGTTGTTAACGCTTTTAGGAGCGCAGGCGATCGTCGGAACTCTGGTAGCAAGATCTATATCTCCCCAAGCAATTACTACCCAATTATTTGATCCCAATCGTATTATCAGTGGATTGGATATGTTAGTGGTGCAGGCAAATACAAATACGGTTTCAGCCCACTTTGCCGGTCTTGTAGGATCTATTTGGCTACTTAATCGCGTTACCCGTTAA
- the rpsN gene encoding 30S ribosomal protein S14, which produces MAKKSMIEREKKRAKLVTKYAAKREALLEEFRKTEDPIDKLEIHRQIQQLPRNSAPSRRRNRCWVTGRSRGVYRDFGLSRNVLREWAHEGLLPGVVKSSW; this is translated from the coding sequence ATGGCCAAAAAGAGCATGATTGAGCGCGAGAAAAAACGCGCTAAGTTGGTAACTAAATATGCAGCAAAACGAGAAGCTTTGCTGGAAGAATTTCGTAAAACAGAAGATCCAATTGATAAGTTGGAGATTCATCGCCAAATTCAACAACTACCACGCAACAGCGCACCTAGCCGCCGTCGTAATCGGTGTTGGGTAACAGGTCGTTCTAGAGGAGTTTACCGTGATTTTGGTTTGTCTCGGAACGTTTTGCGGGAATGGGCGCACGAAGGACTTTTACCTGGAGTTGTTAAGTCTAGCTGGTAG
- a CDS encoding PadR family transcriptional regulator, translated as MKLEDIYKFFENPPPTYLCQELAVCYILYVVLQGESYGTELIQRLEAEYPSYRLSDTVLYSAIKFLEDNKAITGYWKKLEGRGRPRRMYQVSSEWISQAQDLARLWQQYIS; from the coding sequence ATGAAACTTGAGGATATATATAAGTTCTTTGAAAATCCTCCGCCAACTTACCTTTGTCAAGAACTAGCAGTTTGTTATATCTTGTACGTTGTACTACAAGGGGAGTCTTACGGAACCGAGTTAATCCAAAGATTGGAAGCTGAATATCCTAGCTATCGGCTTTCAGATACTGTTCTTTATAGTGCAATTAAATTTCTAGAAGACAACAAGGCAATCACAGGATACTGGAAAAAACTCGAAGGCAGAGGACGTCCCCGACGAATGTACCAAGTGTCTTCAGAATGGATATCACAAGCCCAGGATCTAGCTCGTCTATGGCAACAGTATATAAGTTAG
- a CDS encoding cofactor assembly of complex C subunit B yields the protein MDTAILPSTLLLTLLLSVGLFFFIRASTKDRTKVVQLVSEQDEATLMPQLKEYFQMRSYRVAAVDPEKNQVIFEGNVRPSWFLTVFLTLLAAVGILCLSLVLSLLFPSLHTFFTGLVLLSPLCGFFYWKKAGKLEKVLLKLEPNQSKPHFSSKITITAHRDELIELQRALKLKLCE from the coding sequence ATGGATACTGCTATTCTGCCATCCACGTTGCTGCTAACTTTATTGTTATCGGTAGGGCTGTTTTTCTTTATCCGTGCCTCTACCAAAGACCGCACAAAAGTAGTACAACTGGTATCTGAACAAGATGAAGCGACTTTAATGCCTCAATTAAAGGAGTATTTTCAAATGCGATCTTACCGAGTGGCAGCGGTAGATCCAGAAAAAAACCAGGTAATTTTTGAAGGTAATGTTCGTCCTAGTTGGTTTTTAACTGTATTTTTGACGCTGCTGGCGGCAGTAGGTATTCTTTGTCTATCACTAGTCTTGTCATTGCTTTTTCCTAGCCTTCACACTTTCTTTACAGGGTTAGTCCTGCTATCGCCTTTATGTGGATTTTTCTACTGGAAAAAAGCTGGAAAACTTGAGAAGGTGTTGCTAAAACTGGAACCAAACCAGAGTAAACCACACTTCTCAAGCAAAATCACTATCACAGCCCATCGCGATGAACTCATTGAGTTACAGAGGGCTTTGAAACTGAAGCTGTGTGAATAA
- a CDS encoding ABC transporter permease gives MLKIFTKLDYLLKETWLGLRRGGWMNWAAISTVTVLLFLFGLSLQTSWQVEKLLYQFGSQLEVSVYLDSSAQAESIEPLVARMPEVADTKIITKEQAWSRLVKELGISNIEAATQQLGENPLVDELKVKARNSEVVSTLATQLAKLRGVDAVQYVDEAVRRIAQLHQGLNWITLTITIILTSSAIAVTSTTIGLIVMARRQEIEILQLVGATSTWIYLPFILQGITFGVVGGAIAWGCISLIQQFLGNVLANQPEFIKFITNGLQLTPLQTLLLPVILLNFGATVGLMGSLFAVRRFAKS, from the coding sequence GTGTTGAAAATTTTCACAAAACTAGATTATTTGCTCAAAGAAACTTGGCTTGGTTTGCGACGCGGTGGCTGGATGAACTGGGCTGCTATCAGTACTGTTACGGTGTTACTATTTTTATTCGGCTTGAGCTTGCAAACTTCTTGGCAAGTCGAAAAACTACTCTACCAATTCGGTAGCCAACTGGAGGTATCAGTTTATCTCGATTCGAGTGCGCAAGCAGAAAGCATTGAACCACTGGTGGCGAGAATGCCAGAAGTAGCGGATACCAAAATTATTACTAAAGAGCAAGCTTGGAGTAGATTAGTTAAGGAGTTGGGAATTTCTAATATCGAAGCTGCTACTCAGCAGTTAGGGGAAAATCCTCTTGTGGATGAATTGAAGGTAAAAGCACGTAACTCTGAGGTGGTGTCAACTTTGGCAACACAATTAGCGAAGTTGCGGGGAGTGGATGCGGTACAGTATGTCGATGAAGCTGTCAGACGCATCGCTCAATTGCATCAAGGTTTGAATTGGATAACGCTAACTATTACAATTATTCTTACTTCCAGTGCGATCGCTGTCACTTCTACCACTATTGGGTTGATAGTTATGGCACGACGGCAAGAAATTGAAATCTTGCAACTGGTAGGAGCTACTTCTACTTGGATTTATCTACCGTTTATCCTCCAAGGAATTACTTTTGGTGTGGTTGGAGGAGCGATCGCTTGGGGTTGCATCAGTCTGATTCAGCAATTTCTTGGTAATGTATTAGCTAATCAGCCAGAATTCATTAAATTTATCACTAACGGTTTGCAGTTGACTCCTTTACAAACTCTATTATTGCCCGTGATTCTCCTGAATTTTGGCGCAACAGTAGGATTGATGGGGAGTTTATTTGCTGTACGACGATTTGCTAAAAGTTAG
- the aat gene encoding leucyl/phenylalanyl-tRNA--protein transferase, which yields MQYDIASIIQGYAQGYFLMADEDNVLGWYGSRDRTLIPLDERFRYPKSLRRVLNQQRFAVAINRDFQAVVEGCAQRELTWISPELKKIYWKLYQAGWAYSFETWQDGELAGGILGIAINGVFIGESMFYRIPEGSKVAMVKLVERLRERKFVMFDAQMMNPHLERFGAYRVNDEEYQELLEKALLIKCSLV from the coding sequence ATGCAATATGATATTGCCTCTATCATTCAAGGCTACGCTCAAGGCTATTTTCTCATGGCTGACGAGGATAATGTCTTGGGTTGGTATGGAAGTCGCGATCGCACTCTCATTCCTTTAGATGAAAGATTCCGCTACCCTAAATCACTGCGACGTGTCCTTAATCAACAGCGCTTTGCAGTGGCGATTAACCGCGACTTTCAAGCTGTTGTCGAGGGTTGTGCTCAAAGAGAATTGACTTGGATTTCACCAGAATTAAAGAAAATATACTGGAAACTTTACCAGGCAGGTTGGGCATATAGTTTTGAAACCTGGCAGGATGGCGAACTAGCTGGGGGAATTTTAGGAATTGCAATTAATGGCGTTTTTATTGGGGAATCGATGTTTTACCGCATTCCTGAAGGTTCCAAGGTAGCAATGGTAAAGTTGGTGGAAAGGTTGCGGGAGAGGAAATTTGTGATGTTCGATGCGCAAATGATGAATCCCCATTTGGAGAGATTTGGAGCTTATCGAGTAAATGACGAAGAGTATCAAGAGCTACTTGAGAAAGCGTTGCTAATCAAATGTTCCTTAGTTTAG
- a CDS encoding thioesterase domain-containing protein: MQKHLPKLQETFYTEIPITYYLGITVADYNSGCLTLKAPLEKNINHKHTAFAGSLNILVTLAGWGLLWLVLQEQEIEATIVIQNSRISYLKPVTKDFSASCNKPNHTHISQFLKSLKNRGKARIELCSQIWEAEELAVEFQGRYVALLDDYEELTRRSVTKVRLTHSPFSL; encoded by the coding sequence TTGCAAAAGCACTTGCCGAAACTCCAGGAAACTTTCTATACAGAAATTCCTATTACATATTATTTGGGAATCACTGTGGCAGACTACAACAGTGGTTGCTTGACTTTGAAAGCACCATTAGAAAAAAATATCAATCACAAGCATACTGCTTTTGCTGGCAGTCTTAATATTTTAGTGACGCTTGCAGGTTGGGGACTACTTTGGCTAGTTTTGCAAGAACAAGAAATTGAGGCAACAATTGTTATCCAAAATAGTCGAATCTCCTACCTTAAACCTGTTACCAAAGATTTCTCGGCAAGCTGTAATAAACCTAACCATACGCATATCTCTCAATTTCTCAAGTCCTTAAAAAACAGAGGCAAAGCAAGGATAGAGCTATGCTCCCAGATTTGGGAAGCAGAAGAATTAGCTGTAGAATTTCAAGGACGGTACGTTGCTCTTTTAGATGATTATGAAGAACTAACTCGACGTTCTGTTACCAAAGTCAGACTCACCCATTCTCCTTTCTCGTTGTAG
- a CDS encoding DUF3155 domain-containing protein: protein MARRRKRKSRRRQEGRRILEHVPQYSIESGEDKPVTAARKFIQAEGILPPALLLVKRNEHTTDRYFWAEKGLFGAQYVEENHFLFPSLRILENPSGPEPMAVASR from the coding sequence TTGGCAAGGAGACGGAAGCGGAAAAGCCGTCGTCGCCAAGAAGGGCGGCGCATTCTAGAACATGTGCCTCAATATAGCATTGAAAGTGGCGAGGATAAACCTGTAACGGCAGCCAGAAAATTCATTCAAGCTGAAGGTATTTTGCCACCCGCTTTACTACTAGTAAAGCGTAACGAGCATACCACAGACAGGTATTTTTGGGCTGAGAAGGGATTATTTGGCGCTCAATATGTAGAAGAGAACCATTTCTTATTCCCAAGTCTGAGAATTTTAGAAAATCCCTCAGGCCCAGAACCTATGGCTGTGGCAAGCCGATAA
- the def gene encoding peptide deformylase, producing MPLEIAVEKKKLQNPPLELHYLGDRVLRQGAKRVAKVDDEIRKLAREMLQTMYSQDGIGLAAPQVGINKQIIVIDIEPDNPANPPLVLINPIIKQVSRDICVAQEGCLSIPGIYMDVKRPQIVEIAYKDEHGRPKTIKAGELLGRCIQHEIDHLNGVVFVDRVENSLALAQELSKHGFSYQTVKPLV from the coding sequence ATGCCTCTGGAAATTGCTGTTGAGAAGAAAAAGTTACAAAATCCGCCCTTGGAACTGCATTATCTGGGCGATCGCGTTCTGCGCCAAGGAGCTAAACGTGTTGCAAAAGTAGATGATGAAATCCGCAAGCTGGCACGTGAGATGCTACAAACCATGTATAGCCAGGATGGTATTGGTTTGGCTGCCCCTCAAGTGGGAATTAACAAACAAATAATTGTCATTGATATTGAACCAGATAACCCAGCTAATCCCCCATTGGTGCTGATTAACCCAATTATTAAACAGGTTAGTCGTGACATTTGCGTTGCTCAAGAAGGATGTTTGAGCATTCCGGGGATTTATATGGACGTGAAGCGTCCCCAAATTGTAGAAATCGCTTATAAAGATGAGCACGGACGTCCCAAAACTATAAAGGCTGGAGAATTACTCGGACGCTGTATTCAGCACGAAATAGATCACCTCAATGGTGTGGTGTTTGTAGATCGCGTAGAAAATTCTTTGGCTTTAGCACAGGAGTTATCCAAGCATGGTTTCTCCTATCAAACTGTCAAACCATTAGTATAG
- the nth gene encoding endonuclease III has product MNNTRKIPSKKQRSLEILIRLKRLYPDAICSLNYSTPVQLLVATILSAQCTDERVNKVTPSLFSRFPDAPSLANADVTEIETLVRSTGFYRNKAKNIQAACQMIVSEFGGEVPQQMEQLLRLPGVARKTANVVLAHAFGINAGVTVDTHVMRLSQRLGLTKYADPIRIEQDLMRLLPQPDWENWSIRLIYHGRAICKARNPACQACELVDICPSATLPQIKVLTNG; this is encoded by the coding sequence GTGAATAATACACGAAAAATACCATCTAAAAAACAACGATCACTAGAGATACTAATCCGCTTGAAACGCCTTTATCCTGATGCTATCTGCTCTTTGAATTACTCAACGCCAGTACAACTGTTGGTAGCAACAATTCTTTCTGCTCAGTGTACAGATGAGCGTGTGAATAAAGTTACACCATCATTATTTAGTCGTTTCCCAGATGCACCTAGTTTGGCTAATGCTGATGTGACAGAGATAGAAACTTTAGTGCGTTCCACAGGATTTTATCGGAATAAAGCAAAGAATATTCAAGCAGCTTGTCAGATGATTGTTAGTGAGTTTGGTGGAGAAGTGCCACAGCAGATGGAACAACTATTACGACTTCCAGGCGTGGCACGCAAAACTGCCAATGTAGTTCTTGCCCATGCTTTTGGAATTAATGCGGGAGTAACAGTTGATACTCACGTTATGCGCCTTAGCCAACGTTTGGGTTTGACTAAGTATGCAGATCCTATCCGCATTGAACAAGATTTAATGCGCCTACTCCCACAACCAGACTGGGAAAATTGGTCAATTCGGTTAATATATCACGGTCGCGCTATTTGTAAGGCACGCAATCCTGCTTGTCAGGCGTGTGAGCTAGTTGATATTTGTCCTTCTGCTACTCTTCCTCAAATTAAAGTTCTGACAAATGGATAG
- a CDS encoding HAMP domain-containing sensor histidine kinase, which yields MLMSASSEFVVLCREQMMLLAQGLGASLSVVYLTQELVEAPANEAKLVPVVVYPETAVGRQGLNALALPNFNQKLLTAAQEISTSSREFDTADPTASNSQQELLSGDQIFLPLIYEDVMMGLLVTAREDRAWNQQERSQIERIAQTLTIACILDQRRTWLEVQLHQQQILQEKQQDLLDNLLHQFRNPLTALRTFGKLLIKRLRAGDANTEVAESIVRESDRLQELLQKFDEVIDLSAEDLAPLKLPEKNEVFVEATIEKDNKPVLLLPGTGEKKIECHLTDVLQPLLVSAQAIAHERNLELITNIPFNLPLVSINPKALTEVLSNLIDNALKYTPAGGKILIQVGQEKDNLQGVAITDTGPGIPPQDIEHLGERHYRGVQAKTEIPGTGLGLAIAKQLVEQMQGKIEVFSPALTSTISSPQAPGTTFIVWVPVVSG from the coding sequence ATGTTAATGTCTGCCAGTTCTGAGTTTGTTGTGCTGTGTCGAGAGCAAATGATGTTGTTAGCCCAAGGGTTAGGAGCGTCTTTAAGCGTTGTGTATTTAACACAAGAATTGGTAGAAGCTCCGGCGAATGAGGCGAAACTGGTTCCCGTAGTAGTTTATCCAGAAACAGCAGTCGGACGACAAGGATTAAATGCATTGGCGTTGCCAAATTTTAACCAAAAGTTACTAACAGCAGCACAGGAAATTTCTACTTCCTCACGGGAATTTGACACAGCAGATCCAACTGCATCAAACTCCCAACAGGAATTACTAAGTGGCGATCAGATTTTTCTGCCTCTAATCTATGAAGATGTGATGATGGGGTTATTAGTAACAGCTAGGGAAGATAGGGCATGGAATCAACAGGAGCGAAGTCAAATTGAGCGCATTGCCCAAACCCTGACAATAGCTTGTATTTTGGATCAGCGTCGAACATGGTTGGAGGTGCAGTTACATCAACAACAAATTTTGCAAGAAAAACAGCAGGACTTGCTGGATAATCTATTGCATCAATTTCGCAATCCATTAACGGCATTACGAACTTTTGGCAAACTGTTAATCAAGCGATTGCGAGCAGGAGATGCTAACACAGAGGTGGCAGAAAGTATAGTCAGAGAAAGCGATCGCCTACAAGAATTGCTGCAAAAATTCGATGAAGTGATTGACTTGAGTGCCGAAGATTTAGCACCTTTGAAACTACCAGAAAAGAACGAAGTATTTGTAGAGGCAACTATAGAAAAAGATAACAAACCTGTACTATTATTACCGGGTACGGGAGAGAAAAAAATAGAGTGTCATTTAACTGATGTATTGCAACCTCTGTTAGTCTCGGCTCAAGCAATAGCTCATGAGCGAAATTTAGAATTAATAACTAATATTCCGTTTAATCTGCCATTAGTAAGTATTAATCCCAAAGCATTAACAGAAGTGTTAAGCAATCTGATTGATAATGCTTTGAAATATACCCCCGCAGGTGGTAAAATATTGATTCAAGTAGGGCAAGAAAAAGATAATTTACAAGGAGTGGCTATTACTGATACCGGGCCAGGAATTCCACCTCAAGATATAGAGCATCTTGGTGAACGGCATTATCGGGGTGTACAAGCTAAAACCGAAATTCCTGGTACAGGTTTGGGGTTAGCAATAGCGAAACAGTTAGTAGAACAAATGCAGGGAAAAATTGAAGTTTTTAGTCCTGCTCTTACCTCAACAATTTCATCACCTCAAGCACCAGGAACTACTTTTATTGTTTGGGTGCCTGTTGTAAGTGGCTAA
- a CDS encoding DUF3598 family protein, whose protein sequence is MKSQWECLLQNLGEWQGSFTRVSPQGEILEDTPSVVSLEGLNNDQAIRQTICLDTQERVLEYSSLGRGVLFFQNGAFSQGSIQLAPFSEFGAELGLIYENRRLRLVQLFDQNGQLNQFTLIREYLAGTPKLERPAVSVESLLGEWHGEAVTIYPDWRSPDTYSTTLKLQLDDAGRLVQSLLFDSRTITSAAAIEGSILKFDQDPHKQVQVLLLPDGASATSPLKVQLRQAFVLEVGWLIEPNFRQRMVRSYNEKGEWVSLTLVTERRVSSS, encoded by the coding sequence ATGAAATCTCAATGGGAATGTTTGCTGCAAAATCTTGGTGAATGGCAAGGTTCATTCACTCGTGTGTCTCCTCAAGGTGAAATTTTAGAGGATACACCTAGCGTTGTTTCTTTGGAAGGGTTGAATAATGATCAGGCAATTCGTCAAACTATTTGTTTGGATACACAAGAAAGGGTTTTAGAATATAGTTCTCTAGGACGGGGTGTGCTGTTTTTTCAAAATGGTGCTTTTTCTCAAGGTTCAATTCAATTAGCACCATTCTCTGAATTTGGGGCAGAACTTGGTTTAATTTATGAAAATCGTCGCTTACGCCTCGTACAATTGTTTGATCAAAATGGTCAACTAAACCAATTTACCCTGATTCGAGAATATCTAGCCGGAACCCCAAAACTAGAACGCCCAGCTGTGAGCGTAGAATCTTTATTAGGAGAATGGCACGGTGAAGCAGTAACAATATATCCAGATTGGCGATCGCCTGATACCTACTCCACAACCTTAAAGTTACAACTTGATGACGCTGGCAGACTAGTTCAAAGTCTCTTGTTTGACAGTCGGACGATAACTTCTGCTGCTGCCATTGAGGGTTCTATACTTAAATTCGACCAAGATCCACACAAGCAGGTGCAAGTCTTGCTGCTACCCGATGGAGCTTCTGCTACTTCCCCCCTGAAAGTACAATTGCGTCAGGCTTTTGTGTTGGAAGTAGGTTGGTTAATCGAGCCAAATTTCCGCCAAAGAATGGTTCGCAGCTACAACGAGAAAGGAGAATGGGTGAGTCTGACTTTGGTAACAGAACGTCGAGTTAGTTCTTCATAA
- the rseP gene encoding RIP metalloprotease RseP — protein sequence MSVFAAIAVLAVLILVHELGHFIAARSQGIHVNRFSLGFGPILWKYQGTETEYAVRAFPLGGFVGFPDDDPDSDIPPNDPNLLRNRPILDRAIVISAGVIANLIFAYFLLVAQVNLVGISQASQPGVYIQQLAPEVSTVASDAGIKPKDVIVAANNREFGTSLQEIEALREIIKTSAGKPIQLEIARGNERLSLSVTPEAKPNGGSIGVGLAPNGKVVRRRVNNPVEALNFGAREFQRIIVMTFQGFKQLVTNFGETASQVAGPVKIVEIGASIAQNDTGSLFYFAALISINLAIINILPLPALDGGQLAFLMIEGLRGKPLPTRVQEGVMQTGLMLLLGLGIFLIVKETSQLEWVQKLFQ from the coding sequence ATGTCAGTTTTCGCGGCGATCGCAGTCTTAGCTGTTCTTATCCTAGTACACGAACTGGGACATTTCATTGCAGCAAGATCCCAAGGTATTCACGTTAACCGTTTTTCTCTAGGGTTTGGCCCTATTCTTTGGAAGTATCAAGGGACAGAAACTGAATATGCTGTACGGGCGTTTCCTTTGGGGGGCTTTGTTGGCTTTCCTGATGATGATCCAGATAGTGATATTCCGCCTAATGACCCCAACTTGCTGCGTAACCGTCCTATTTTAGATCGGGCGATCGTCATCAGCGCCGGAGTGATAGCAAATTTAATCTTTGCTTACTTCCTATTGGTTGCACAGGTAAACTTGGTTGGTATTTCCCAAGCAAGTCAACCGGGAGTTTATATCCAACAATTAGCACCAGAAGTAAGTACAGTTGCATCTGATGCCGGAATTAAGCCAAAAGATGTGATTGTAGCAGCTAATAACAGAGAATTTGGTACATCACTGCAAGAAATAGAAGCTTTAAGGGAAATAATTAAAACTAGTGCAGGCAAGCCAATTCAACTAGAAATAGCTCGTGGCAACGAAAGACTGTCTTTGAGCGTTACTCCTGAAGCGAAACCAAATGGAGGTAGCATAGGTGTTGGACTTGCCCCTAACGGTAAAGTTGTACGTCGTCGAGTTAATAACCCAGTCGAAGCTTTAAACTTTGGCGCTAGAGAATTTCAGCGCATTATTGTCATGACATTTCAGGGTTTTAAGCAATTAGTAACCAATTTTGGCGAAACTGCTAGTCAAGTGGCTGGGCCAGTTAAAATTGTCGAGATTGGTGCTAGCATCGCCCAGAATGACACGGGTAGTTTGTTCTACTTCGCTGCTTTGATTAGCATTAACCTAGCCATCATCAATATCTTGCCTCTACCAGCATTAGATGGAGGACAACTCGCTTTTCTGATGATTGAAGGATTGCGTGGTAAACCTTTGCCTACTCGCGTTCAAGAAGGTGTAATGCAAACAGGCTTAATGTTACTTTTAGGACTGGGTATTTTTCTTATCGTTAAAGAAACTTCCCAGTTAGAGTGGGTGCAAAAATTGTTTCAGTAG
- the serS gene encoding serine--tRNA ligase gives MLDIKQIRENPQFVQERLNTRGGNYDIQPIVELNKQQRELEVKRSQLQARSNEIGKLVGQKIKSGTNPQDPEVQALREEGNSIKATLSELEPQEKEIIAKLQELVLALPNLPSDYTPIGKSEEDNVEVRRWGDEYIPQNQDILPHWEIGEKLGILNVERAVKVAQSRFVTLIGAGAALERALIQFMLDRQIAAGYVEVIPPFLINSASLTATGQLPKFAEESFKCAEDDLWLTPTAEVPVTNLYRGEILAAEDLPIYHCAYTPCFRREAGSYGRDMRGLIRLHQFNKVELVKFVHPSTSFDELEKLVGNAETILQALKLPYRVIELCTGDLGFSATKTYDLEVWLPSSGKYREISSCSNFIDFQARRAEIRFKEAGKKGTQLVHTLNGSGLAVGRTMAAILENYQQQDGTVQIPEALQPYLGREVL, from the coding sequence GTGCTGGATATTAAGCAAATACGGGAGAATCCACAATTTGTTCAGGAAAGGTTGAATACTCGTGGTGGTAACTACGATATTCAGCCAATTGTAGAGTTGAATAAACAGCAACGTGAATTAGAAGTAAAGCGCAGTCAACTCCAGGCACGCAGTAACGAAATTGGTAAACTGGTTGGGCAAAAAATTAAATCAGGTACCAATCCTCAAGATCCAGAAGTTCAAGCCTTGCGAGAAGAAGGTAATTCCATTAAGGCTACATTAAGTGAACTGGAGCCGCAGGAAAAAGAAATTATCGCCAAACTCCAAGAGCTTGTACTTGCACTTCCTAATCTGCCTAGCGATTACACACCCATTGGCAAGAGCGAGGAAGATAATGTTGAGGTACGGCGATGGGGTGATGAGTATATTCCGCAAAATCAGGATATTCTCCCCCACTGGGAAATTGGCGAAAAGTTGGGAATTCTCAACGTCGAACGAGCTGTTAAAGTTGCTCAAAGTCGCTTTGTTACCTTAATTGGTGCTGGTGCAGCATTGGAAAGGGCATTAATTCAGTTTATGCTCGATCGCCAAATTGCAGCAGGTTATGTAGAAGTCATTCCTCCATTTTTAATTAATAGCGCCTCTCTGACGGCGACTGGACAATTACCCAAGTTTGCTGAAGAAAGCTTTAAATGCGCTGAAGATGACTTGTGGCTCACTCCCACGGCGGAAGTACCTGTTACCAACCTTTATCGTGGTGAAATTCTTGCTGCTGAAGACTTGCCTATCTACCACTGTGCTTACACTCCCTGTTTTCGTCGTGAAGCTGGGAGTTACGGACGAGATATGCGGGGATTAATTCGCTTACACCAATTTAATAAAGTGGAATTGGTAAAGTTTGTCCATCCCAGCACTTCCTTTGATGAACTGGAAAAATTAGTGGGCAATGCAGAAACAATTTTACAGGCACTAAAGTTACCCTACCGAGTCATCGAATTATGCACTGGTGATTTAGGATTTTCTGCAACTAAAACATATGATTTAGAAGTTTGGCTTCCTTCTTCTGGTAAATACCGAGAAATTTCCAGTTGTTCCAATTTTATAGATTTCCAAGCGCGACGAGCGGAGATTCGCTTCAAAGAAGCGGGCAAGAAAGGAACGCAGTTAGTACATACTCTCAATGGTTCTGGCTTGGCTGTAGGGCGAACAATGGCAGCAATTTTAGAAAATTATCAGCAACAGGATGGTACGGTGCAGATACCAGAAGCACTACAACCTTATCTAGGGCGTGAGGTATTGTAA